A genomic window from Enoplosus armatus isolate fEnoArm2 chromosome 18, fEnoArm2.hap1, whole genome shotgun sequence includes:
- the slc31a2 gene encoding protein SLC31A2 produces MMSMTFGVSSSVTLLFDFWDVHGPAGMVLSVLVVLLLTVFYELLKVWRVWLDRNCKLAQAQSPYAVPPSYRSDSSSVLHGSPSVSSLTPMEPQPPSRNTRNSWLLHGIQAVLHMLQVTLGYMLMLCVMSYNTWIFLGVIVGSVLGYFISFPLLSQI; encoded by the exons ATGATGTCC ATGACTTTTGGGGTGTCGAGCAGCGTGACACTGCTGTTTGACTTCTGGGATGTGCACGGGCCCGCAG GGATGGTGCTGTCGGTGTTGGTGGTCTTGCTGCTGACGGTCTTCTACGAGCTGCTCAAGGTGTGGAGGGTGTGGCTGGACAGGAACTGTAAGCTGGCCCAGGCTCAGTCTCCGTACGCCGTCCCTCCATCCTACCGCAGCGACAGCAGCTCCGTGCTACACGGCAGCCCCTCCGTGTCCTCGCTGACCCCCATGGAGCCACAGCCTCCCTCTCGCAACACCAGAAACAG CTGGTTGCTGCATGGTATCCAGGCTGTCCTCCACATGCTGCAGGTGACTCTGGGCTACATGCTGATGCTGTGCGTCATGTCCTACAACACCTGGATCTTCCTTGGCGTCATCGTGGGTTCTGTCCTCGGTTATTTCATCTCATTCCCTCTCCTGAGTCAGATCTGA